One window of Candidatus Nitrospira kreftii genomic DNA carries:
- a CDS encoding phosphate ABC transporter ATP-binding subunit translates to MLDQQYEVLPRVPPPAPASSSPKVKSMESSDSKVLPQPSAHVNPKLRVQGFNFYYGPVQSLFKIDLEIPEHQVTAFIGPSGCGKSTLLRCMNRLNDLIEGARHEGNILLDDFDIFNPLIDITDLRKRVGMVFQKSNPFPKSIHENVAYGPRLQGLKNRAVLEEIVERSLKGAGLWEEVKDRLHKSALGLSGGQQQRLCIARALAVKPDVLLMDEPCSALDPIATGVIEELLFSLKKELTVVIVTHNMQQAARVSDQTAFMYLGQLIEFGLTKQLFTNPSKKQTEDYITGRFG, encoded by the coding sequence ATGCTGGATCAACAGTATGAAGTACTGCCCCGCGTGCCTCCCCCGGCACCAGCTTCTTCTTCGCCGAAGGTAAAGAGTATGGAATCGAGCGATTCAAAGGTATTGCCTCAACCCAGTGCGCATGTGAACCCCAAGCTTCGGGTGCAGGGCTTCAATTTTTACTACGGTCCAGTCCAATCGCTCTTCAAAATCGATCTGGAGATTCCAGAGCATCAGGTGACCGCGTTCATTGGGCCATCCGGATGTGGAAAATCTACGCTGCTTCGCTGCATGAATCGTCTAAACGATCTCATCGAGGGCGCGCGGCATGAAGGGAATATTCTCCTTGACGACTTCGATATTTTTAACCCACTGATCGATATCACGGACCTACGGAAACGGGTCGGGATGGTCTTTCAAAAATCCAATCCGTTCCCCAAATCGATCCATGAAAATGTTGCCTACGGTCCACGATTGCAAGGGTTAAAGAACCGGGCGGTGTTGGAAGAGATCGTCGAACGAAGTCTCAAAGGGGCTGGTTTATGGGAAGAAGTGAAGGACCGATTGCACAAGAGCGCCCTTGGTTTGTCCGGCGGTCAGCAGCAACGACTCTGTATCGCACGGGCTCTTGCCGTGAAGCCGGACGTCCTTCTCATGGATGAGCCCTGCTCTGCGCTTGACCCAATCGCCACCGGAGTCATCGAAGAATTGTTGTTTTCCTTGAAGAAAGAGTTGACGGTCGTCATTGTGACTCACAATATGCAACAAGCTGCACGAGTGTCGGATCAGACGGCATTCATGTACCTCGGCCAATTGATCGAGTTCGGTCTGACGAAGCAACTGTTCACGAACCCGTCGAAGAAGCAGACGGAAGACTACATCACCGGACGATTTGGGTGA
- a CDS encoding hypothetical protein (conserved membrane protein of unknown function) — translation MSMPPLAPSPVLQGEPSPDRGSFQAPVLVGGVISRRQIRSITDGLTKVIIKTGGISIILCILGMCIFLVKEVIPLFQPPHATPAEQIALSPLERPSPSALIGIDEHQELAYVLRGDSLEFVFLGETTSAITKIPSRGLLPDGSVTALARALGKGHSLAMGTEDGRVIPVAIEFTQDFQGNERSIAPSVMVGTPMSAAPTPQPIIKIAYQSTDSEARIAALLEDEHLWLTTSRNISRPDGTTTASITQVDLTPTIPSRVTALTLASQAELLAVGTEDGKIFNFDLQEPAKPGLVEITQASERNEAITALAYLMGDRSLVVGDSSGQIAVWMPVREHATTNATHMTRIHRFTPQQRAITDITISQRDKGFITTDAGGEIRLHHSTSEQTLLTFAPHQGSLLSTYFSPKADGLVGLAENNKLVHYHIANPFPEITLTTLFSPVMYEGYDRPELVWQSSSGSDDFEAKFSLTPLIFGTIKGTIYAVLLAVPLAVLGAIYTAMFMHPDLRAKIKPTIEIMAALPTVVLGFLAGLWFAPVLERNFPAMTGMVLLMPVVIALSSGLFILLPASLKHRVRPGVEALLMMPIIVAVVWGCLETNAWWESFLFDGHFKQWIQTHLGLNYDQRNAIVVGVAMGFAIIPIIYSISEEALSNVPKNLIAGSLALGATRWQTLTYLVLISASPGIFSALMIGFGRAVGETMIVLMATGNTPIMDWSLFNGFRTLSANIAVEIPEAPHGGTLYRTLFLAGLLLFVATFLLNTVAELIRQRLREKYSQF, via the coding sequence ATGAGCATGCCGCCACTTGCTCCGAGCCCGGTACTTCAAGGAGAACCCTCACCAGACCGAGGCTCTTTCCAAGCCCCGGTCCTGGTCGGCGGAGTAATCAGTCGTCGCCAGATCAGGTCAATCACGGATGGGCTGACCAAGGTCATCATCAAGACCGGTGGGATCAGCATTATCCTGTGCATCCTCGGGATGTGTATCTTTCTGGTGAAAGAAGTCATCCCACTCTTTCAACCGCCCCACGCCACCCCGGCCGAGCAAATTGCGCTCTCCCCGCTTGAGCGTCCTTCACCCTCAGCCCTCATCGGCATCGACGAGCATCAAGAGTTGGCTTATGTCCTCCGCGGAGACTCATTGGAGTTTGTCTTCTTAGGGGAAACCACGTCAGCCATCACAAAGATTCCGTCGCGAGGCTTGCTGCCCGATGGCTCGGTCACAGCGCTCGCGCGAGCGCTCGGGAAAGGGCATTCTCTCGCCATGGGTACGGAAGATGGCCGCGTCATCCCGGTGGCGATTGAATTCACTCAGGACTTCCAAGGGAACGAACGTTCGATTGCCCCGTCCGTCATGGTCGGGACTCCGATGAGTGCCGCACCGACTCCGCAACCGATCATCAAGATAGCATATCAGAGTACGGACTCCGAGGCTCGGATTGCCGCGCTGCTTGAAGACGAGCATCTCTGGCTAACCACGAGCCGGAATATATCTCGTCCCGACGGAACCACCACGGCTTCCATTACACAGGTCGATCTCACGCCGACTATCCCTAGTCGAGTGACGGCGCTCACGCTCGCAAGTCAGGCAGAGCTTCTCGCTGTTGGCACGGAAGACGGCAAGATATTTAATTTTGACCTTCAGGAACCGGCAAAGCCTGGTCTTGTTGAGATAACTCAGGCTTCCGAACGAAACGAGGCGATTACCGCGCTGGCCTATTTGATGGGTGACCGGAGTCTTGTGGTCGGCGATTCATCCGGGCAGATTGCCGTGTGGATGCCCGTGCGAGAACATGCGACGACCAACGCGACCCATATGACGCGGATTCATCGGTTTACCCCTCAACAGCGTGCGATCACCGACATCACGATTTCCCAACGCGATAAGGGATTCATTACAACCGATGCCGGGGGAGAAATTCGGTTGCACCACTCGACGTCCGAACAAACGTTGTTGACATTCGCTCCGCACCAAGGGAGCCTTCTCAGTACGTATTTTTCTCCAAAGGCGGATGGCCTGGTCGGTCTAGCTGAAAATAATAAGCTGGTGCATTACCACATTGCGAATCCCTTCCCAGAAATCACGTTAACTACTCTGTTCTCCCCGGTGATGTACGAGGGGTATGATCGACCTGAGCTTGTCTGGCAATCTTCGAGTGGGTCGGACGACTTTGAGGCCAAGTTCAGCTTGACCCCGCTGATCTTTGGAACCATTAAAGGGACCATCTATGCCGTGCTCTTGGCAGTGCCGTTAGCGGTATTGGGCGCAATCTACACCGCCATGTTCATGCATCCGGATCTCCGGGCCAAGATCAAGCCCACGATTGAAATTATGGCGGCATTGCCCACCGTGGTGCTGGGCTTTCTGGCCGGCCTCTGGTTTGCCCCGGTCCTGGAGCGGAACTTTCCTGCCATGACGGGGATGGTCTTGCTGATGCCCGTGGTCATTGCCCTATCCAGCGGACTCTTCATCTTGCTCCCAGCCTCCCTCAAGCATCGTGTGCGGCCTGGTGTTGAGGCGCTGCTCATGATGCCCATCATCGTCGCCGTGGTCTGGGGGTGCCTTGAGACCAACGCATGGTGGGAGTCCTTCTTGTTCGATGGCCATTTTAAACAGTGGATCCAGACGCATCTCGGTCTAAATTATGACCAGCGCAACGCCATCGTCGTCGGTGTGGCCATGGGATTTGCCATCATTCCTATCATCTACAGTATTTCCGAAGAAGCGCTCTCCAATGTTCCGAAAAATTTGATCGCCGGTTCCTTGGCTCTCGGCGCTACGCGGTGGCAAACGCTCACCTATCTCGTCCTGATCTCGGCCAGTCCAGGCATCTTCTCGGCGTTGATGATCGGCTTCGGTCGGGCTGTGGGAGAGACCATGATCGTGCTAATGGCAACCGGCAATACGCCGATCATGGATTGGAGTCTGTTTAATGGGTTTCGAACTCTGTCTGCGAATATCGCAGTCGAGATTCCCGAAGCGCCGCATGGCGGGACCTTGTATCGCACACTTTTTTTGGCGGGGTTGCTCCTCTTTGTCGCAACTTTTCTGCTCAACACGGTCGCGGAGCTGATTCGACAGCGGCTCAGGGAGAAATACAGCCAATTCTAA
- a CDS encoding Phosphate transport system permease protein PstA, whose translation MKLWLKHFMASGELFIWGCGAGLSLSLLMIAGLLVLILLNGFGYFWPADLVELTLKDGKHVIGQLAGEEVSPKGVPRIRVKIGNRDLYGLDYRWINTDQIVERATPADLVMVERREWGNFYGWLRTLAKEDQTVAEGSEAVWQSVQTLLRQVESNEAESSYMVLLADANGREKSIALNQVIRVLRPNDLSKMEKVWVYAGNLWMVLTTEPREANTEGGIFPAIFGTVMMVMIMSFVVTPFGVIGALYLREYARQGVIVRTVRIAVNNLAGVPSIVFGVFGLGFFVYGVGGTIDALWFSDRLPTPTFGTGGILWASLTLALLTVPVVIVATEEGLAAVPREYREGSIGLGATKWETIWKVVLPTALPGILTGLILAMARAAGEVAPLMLTGVVKLAPAMPIDWTWPFIHLDRKFMHLGFHIYDVGFQSPNVEAAKPMVYVTTLVLILVVVTLNLTGIVLRNRMRRKYAGSTV comes from the coding sequence ATGAAACTGTGGCTTAAGCATTTCATGGCGAGCGGAGAGCTCTTCATTTGGGGCTGTGGGGCGGGGCTTTCCCTATCGCTGCTCATGATCGCCGGCCTCTTGGTGCTCATCCTCCTCAACGGGTTCGGGTATTTCTGGCCGGCTGATCTTGTCGAGTTAACGCTGAAAGACGGAAAGCATGTGATCGGTCAGTTGGCAGGCGAAGAAGTCAGTCCGAAAGGGGTTCCGCGAATTCGAGTAAAAATCGGCAATCGCGATCTATACGGGCTGGACTATCGGTGGATCAATACCGATCAGATCGTCGAACGAGCCACGCCGGCTGATCTCGTGATGGTGGAGCGGCGCGAGTGGGGGAACTTCTATGGCTGGCTCCGGACGCTGGCTAAGGAAGACCAAACTGTGGCTGAAGGCTCGGAGGCGGTATGGCAGTCCGTCCAGACCCTGCTTCGACAGGTGGAATCAAACGAGGCAGAGAGCTCGTACATGGTGCTTCTTGCCGATGCCAATGGCAGAGAAAAGTCGATTGCACTCAACCAAGTCATCCGAGTCTTGCGCCCGAACGACCTTTCGAAAATGGAGAAGGTGTGGGTCTATGCGGGAAACCTCTGGATGGTGCTGACGACGGAGCCACGAGAGGCCAACACGGAGGGTGGAATCTTCCCGGCGATTTTCGGCACGGTCATGATGGTGATGATTATGAGCTTCGTCGTGACCCCCTTTGGTGTCATCGGGGCCCTGTATCTCAGAGAGTATGCTCGTCAAGGAGTCATCGTGCGCACGGTTCGCATTGCCGTCAACAATCTTGCCGGAGTTCCCTCGATCGTATTCGGCGTATTTGGGTTGGGGTTTTTCGTCTATGGCGTTGGCGGTACAATCGATGCGTTGTGGTTCTCCGACCGACTGCCCACCCCGACATTCGGCACAGGTGGAATTCTCTGGGCGTCACTCACGCTGGCGCTCTTGACCGTTCCAGTCGTGATTGTCGCAACTGAAGAGGGGTTGGCGGCCGTGCCGAGGGAGTATCGAGAAGGGTCGATTGGCTTGGGCGCGACCAAATGGGAGACCATATGGAAAGTCGTGCTTCCCACGGCACTCCCTGGCATTTTGACCGGGCTGATCCTGGCCATGGCTCGCGCGGCGGGGGAAGTGGCGCCCTTGATGTTGACCGGAGTCGTCAAACTGGCACCGGCCATGCCGATCGACTGGACATGGCCGTTTATTCACCTGGATCGGAAGTTCATGCATTTAGGGTTTCATATTTATGATGTGGGGTTCCAATCGCCGAACGTCGAGGCTGCCAAGCCCATGGTCTATGTGACAACGTTGGTACTGATTCTTGTCGTGGTGACGCTTAATCTGACAGGAATTGTCTTGCGAAATCGAATGAGGAGGAAATATGCTGGATCAACAGTATGA
- a CDS encoding Phosphate-binding protein PstS, protein MNNRTNRTQERIGFASALMLVMTGMFVTTNAIADEVAQLDPNIKGYVKVAGISGNVNSIGSDTLNNLMTLWAEGFRKQYPNVKIQIEGKGSSTAPPALIEGTAQLGPMSRPMKSTEIDSFERKYKYKPTAFPVAIDALAVYVHKDNPIPGMTMAQVDAVFSKSRRWGARENIDRWGQLGVTDELATSPISLYGRNSASGTYGFFKEHALKNGDYKDEVKEQPGSASVVQGVTEDPSGIGYSGIGYLTSGIRALPLAEKEGGTFAPPTQENAMNGSYPLWRHLLVYVNKAPNKPLDPLVKEFIKFIYSKEGQAIVIKDGFFPLPQTLMEKELAKVE, encoded by the coding sequence ATGAATAATCGTACGAATAGGACCCAGGAACGGATAGGCTTTGCTTCTGCTCTCATGCTGGTCATGACCGGCATGTTCGTGACGACGAATGCGATAGCCGATGAGGTCGCTCAGCTGGATCCTAATATCAAGGGGTATGTCAAGGTTGCCGGAATTTCTGGGAACGTCAACAGTATCGGCTCCGATACATTAAACAACCTTATGACGCTGTGGGCTGAGGGGTTTCGCAAACAGTACCCGAATGTGAAAATTCAAATTGAAGGCAAGGGCTCCAGCACGGCTCCACCTGCGCTCATTGAGGGGACCGCACAACTGGGTCCGATGTCGCGCCCGATGAAATCAACGGAGATCGATTCGTTTGAACGCAAGTATAAGTACAAGCCAACGGCGTTTCCGGTTGCCATCGATGCGTTGGCGGTCTACGTGCACAAGGATAATCCCATTCCAGGAATGACCATGGCTCAGGTCGATGCGGTTTTCTCAAAGAGCCGTCGATGGGGTGCCAGAGAGAATATCGACCGATGGGGCCAGCTGGGCGTCACCGATGAATTGGCTACCTCTCCAATCAGTCTCTATGGCCGTAACTCCGCATCCGGGACCTACGGATTCTTCAAGGAACATGCGCTGAAAAACGGCGACTATAAAGATGAAGTCAAAGAACAGCCAGGCTCTGCGTCTGTGGTGCAGGGAGTGACGGAAGATCCCTCCGGAATTGGATATAGCGGAATTGGGTATTTAACCTCCGGCATTCGAGCCCTTCCTCTGGCGGAGAAGGAAGGTGGAACCTTCGCACCTCCTACACAGGAAAATGCGATGAACGGCTCCTACCCGCTCTGGCGACATCTGTTGGTCTATGTCAATAAAGCACCGAACAAGCCGCTCGATCCGCTCGTGAAAGAATTCATCAAGTTCATCTACAGCAAGGAAGGGCAAGCCATCGTCATCAAGGATGGCTTTTTCCCACTCCCGCAGACTTTGATGGAAAAGGAACTGGCAAAGGTCGAATAG
- a CDS encoding hypothetical protein (Phosphate-specific transport system accessory protein PhoU homolog): MVQQRHFDEELAELKTKLARMACLAEDQIDKALTALVTRDAALACEVIERDHKVNAMDVEIDESCIELLALHQPAARDLRLVTTAMKLSTELERISDLAESICERAIELNEEPQLKPYIDIPRMGSLARVMVKESIDAFVKEDATLARKVIGDDDFVDDLMEQLFRELLSFMMENPHTISRAIRLSFIAKSLERVADHATNIAELVVYLVEGKIIRHTSPAAQP, encoded by the coding sequence ATGGTCCAACAACGACACTTTGACGAAGAACTTGCGGAATTAAAGACGAAGTTGGCTCGGATGGCCTGTCTGGCCGAAGATCAGATCGACAAGGCACTGACCGCCCTGGTCACGCGGGACGCGGCTCTGGCTTGCGAAGTGATCGAACGAGACCACAAAGTGAATGCGATGGATGTAGAGATCGACGAATCCTGCATCGAGTTGTTGGCGCTCCATCAACCAGCAGCGCGAGATCTGCGGTTGGTGACGACGGCTATGAAACTATCGACCGAGCTGGAACGTATCAGCGACCTGGCGGAGAGTATTTGTGAGCGGGCCATTGAACTGAATGAAGAGCCTCAACTCAAGCCCTACATCGATATCCCACGGATGGGAAGCCTTGCACGGGTGATGGTGAAGGAAAGTATCGACGCCTTCGTCAAGGAAGATGCCACGCTGGCTAGGAAAGTGATCGGTGATGATGACTTCGTCGATGATCTCATGGAACAGTTATTTCGTGAACTTCTCTCGTTCATGATGGAAAATCCACACACGATTTCCCGCGCCATTCGATTGAGCTTTATCGCCAAGTCGCTCGAACGAGTGGCGGATCATGCCACCAATATCGCAGAACTGGTAGTCTATTTAGTGGAAGGCAAGATCATTCGCCATACATCACCAGCTGCTCAGCCTTGA